The DNA segment TGACGAGAGTGACTACATCACGAACGCGATAGCAGACAAGCCTGTTCGACCAACTGTAATCCACAGGATCTAAAATGTATAAGCCGGAAGAGGTTTCATTTTCTATAATAGAGAATAATGAATAGGGAGGATGCCCCTTATCTCGCAATTGCCGGAGCTATGAACAATGAATGAAGGAAGTGACGGATAATGAATGCGGAAATGGTCATGCAGGAGTTGGAAGCGCTGGGCAAGGAACGGACGAAGAAGATATACATGTCCAATGGTGCGCGCGAGCCGTTGTTTGGGGTGGCCACAGGCGCTATGAAACCGATAGTCAAGAAGATCAAAATCAATCAAGCGCTTGCTGAGGAGCTCTATGCCACAGGGAACTACGACGCCATGTATTTTGCCGGGATCATTGCAGACCCGAAAGCGATGGCGGAAGCGGATTTCGATCGATGGATGGATGCGGCTTATTTTTATATGCTGTCGGATTATGTGGTTGCCGTCACCTTGGCAGAAGCCGATATTGCACAAGAAGTGGCGGACAAGTGGATCGCAAGCGGAGAAGAGTTGCGCATGTCGGGGGGCTGGAGCTGTTACTGTTGGTTGTTGGGCAATCGCCCGGACCATGAGTTTTCGGAAGACAAAATTGCCAAGATGCTGGAGAAGGTGAAGCATACGATTCATGATGCTCCCGAACGAGCCAAATACGCGATGAATCAGTTCATCTATACAGTGGGCATCTCTTACCTGCCGCTCCATGATCTGGCGGTCGAGACCGCGAAGGAAGTAGGTCCAGTCGAGGTCAATCAGGATAAGAAGAAGAGCAAACTCCTAAACGCCTCTGAAACGATTCAAAAGGCCAAAGAAAAAGGGCAGTTGGGTTTCAAACGCAAATATGTCAGGTGTTAGACACTTGGGATCATCTAGCGGACATGCGTGTCCGTTGCAATGCCAATGAACGTCGTGTACGCCCTCTAGCGGACATGCGTGTCCGTTAGAGCGAGAAAAACGCCCTTTCGATTTTCTAACGGTCGCTGCTGTCCATTAGAGTCCCCAAAACGTCGTATTGCCCCGTCCATTCTGGGCTAATGGTCATGCGTGTCCGTTACAATGCCAATGAACGTCTGTACGCCCTCTAGCGGACATGCGTGTCCGTTAGAGCGAGAAAAACGCCCTTTCGATTTTCTAACGGTCGCTGCTGTCCATTAGAGTCCAAAAATCGTCGTATTGCCCCGTCTATTCTGCGCTAATGGACATGCGTGTCCGTTACAATGCCAATGAACGGTGTATATGCCCTCTAGCGGACATGCGTGTCCGTTAAAGCTGCAAGTAACACAGAAGACGCCAAGGCTCCCGGCAGGCATAGATAGATATTTCTGTCACCGTATATAATGCAGTAAGAGATTGTGCTAAAGAGCATCGTGAATACAGCGCAATTAACGGATATTTCAATGGCCAGTCGCAGAATATGTCTTGCGTAGAGCAGGCTAACTCGATATAATGTGATTGATCAATAAATAAAAATTCAGGGGGTTCTATGGATGGCTAGGTCGAAATCAACAGATCGTAAGGAGGAGATTATTGAGGCGGGGTTGGAAGTATTCGCGCAACATGGTTATTACAATACAACCACTGCACTTATTGCAGAAAAAGCAGGGATATCCCAACCGTAT comes from the Xylanibacillus composti genome and includes:
- a CDS encoding DNA alkylation repair protein, with the translated sequence MNAEMVMQELEALGKERTKKIYMSNGAREPLFGVATGAMKPIVKKIKINQALAEELYATGNYDAMYFAGIIADPKAMAEADFDRWMDAAYFYMLSDYVVAVTLAEADIAQEVADKWIASGEELRMSGGWSCYCWLLGNRPDHEFSEDKIAKMLEKVKHTIHDAPERAKYAMNQFIYTVGISYLPLHDLAVETAKEVGPVEVNQDKKKSKLLNASETIQKAKEKGQLGFKRKYVRC